ATTGTCAACAAGGTTTCAACCAGATAAACatggatatactgtatatctatgcaTTTACATGCGTTGTAAATGCGTGATGGAATGTAGTAATATCTGTCTAAATACAATTCACCTAGATGCGGAAAAAAGTGTTAGCCAGGAGTCAAACGCGTTATCAATTTGATATAACATTAGTCGAGGTCATGCCACCGGGAATTAAGAAGTTTAGCGAATTCGATGGGCATTTGCTACGAAGGATCAACATGTATGGAATCCGGACACGGCAGACGTATTTAACCTTGAATTGTTGTTTTATGCTTTATTTTCCCTTCGTGTGAAAATCTGAGACTAGAATAGCATCGGGTTTCTTCCGACAGTCCTCGTTCCTTTTACCCCGTAAATCTGTCATCCATACATTTTTATTATGAAAAGCGGTCTCTTTTTGTCAATCCGTTCACCCGCTTCAGGGGCCTGTTGCACAAAACTAGGATAAGGTATTAAGCCAGGATATCTTGGTGATCCTGGCTCAATTGATCCGTAATCCGGTTGCACTAAAGATGGATAGGGGGCAGGAGGATATGTTATGGTATAAATTACCATGGAGATTTATTCTGTGGAGCTAGCCTGCTCCAGACCAGGCTAAATTCCAGGATCTATTTAATCTCATCCCTAATGTCAGTCAGCAGTCACCACAAATGGAAACCAATAGTTATTTCACTGCTCACTATACATTGTTATCACATAtaactagacccactgtcattatTTAAACGTTTGTGATCATTAATTTCAATGATTTTGGATAAAAAATGATTTTTAGATGTTGCTATCATTAGATAATTTACAGTTTCCCATAGACTATATATAAAATGATAGAATATTAGGGCCACAGAGGGAAAAAAAAGACAAGTCATAATATTGTAACCAGTTGTTTTAAAGGAGGACAGTTGTTAAAATGACAGATGCGGGGCATTTAGTGAAATTGTACTTCAGTATGGTTTCATAAACAAAGACATGCTGATGTGCCAGAATATTAAGTATCACATTGTCATAAGTATCAAAACTGTAAAAGCAATATGTAGCTTTTCTGCAGAAAGAACCAGCCTCATAAATTTATGACTTTATCCTTTTCTTCAGTGTGGCCCTAGTACTCTGTCATataaacaaatacacattccATATGAATATAAAAACACAATGTGTAACATTATGTTCCTTTATTGAATAAGGACAAAACAAAGCAGGTAAACCATCAGCCCCTTTCGAAACTGAAGTCACAGTGACTCTACAAGATGGAAAGCACAGAATCCAAGCATATTATACAAAATGATACATACACATTCAAAGGTctgtatataacacaccctgcatGTCTGCACACTAAAATAAATGCAGGACAAATCCATACACATCAACTGAACAGACAAATGAATGGATGCAGTAGCCTCCCTGCAGCCTTGTATTACACACAGTATACCGCACAAACATCATAAGAGGCCAAATTCGTAAAAAAACGAACCCAAAAAAACCCAAATTCCTCTGCCACCGCAGGACATATTTAACCAAAATTGAAAGCACACATACTAACTAAAATAATTCAACACATATTGGTCCCTCAGCAGCCGACCACTGTCGTCATCAGGGAAGATTGCCGGATTGTCCCAGTCCATGGCTGGTGGCACTCTGGgggccctctccttcctcaggcaGGCAACATTGTGGAGGACAGCACAAGCCACAGTAATATCACATGCCCTAACAGGGCTGACCCTTCATTTGTGAAGGCAGTGAAAGCGTGCCTTCAGGAGGCCAAAGGTCATTTCAACTCTGGCCCTGGTCCTGGCATGGGCATGGTTGTAGGCCTGCTGTGCTTCCTGGGGGTCTGTGAAAGGTGTCAGGAGAAAAGGCTGGCAGCCATACCCCCTGTCTCCCAGCAACACACCAGAGAATTCACCTGTCAACACAAAatctcatcattactacctcataaacacagtgatattCTTGACACAGCCATGATGGTTATAAATAGGGGTTGTGTGGCTTACCTTGTGATAGGCACTGATAGATTTCAGAGGCCCGAAAGATTCTGGAGTCATGGACTGAGccaggccattttgccacaacattgctgATCACACAGTCAGCATTGCAGACCATCTGAAATCATAAGATGAGGAATATTACACCAATCAATGCACATCACTGGCAATGCAGAGTGTTCGTCAATGGACAATATCAAAAAGTTATGTTCACCTGAAcattaatgctgtgaaaggatttcCTATTCACAAAATCGGCCTCATGGGCACCTGAGGGGGCTTTTATCCTTATGTGTGTGCAGTCCACTGCACCAATGACATTGGGGAAACCTGTCACACAAAGTAATGAGTATCCTACTATGTGTTAACAGTTGTCCTGTAATTTGTAGATCCTCTTACCTGCAATCCTATAGAACTCCTCTTTGATGTCACAGAGTCTTCTGTGGCCAGGGAAGGAGATGAAGACATCTGCTAATGCTTTGATAGCCAGACACACACTCCTTATTGTGCGGCAAATTGTGGCCTTGTTCAGCTGTTCTGCATCCCCCACTGAGTACAGGAAGGCTCCACTAGCAAAAAGCGCAAGGCCACACAAACCATTTGCTCCACACTCAGTGCATGGCTCCGTGCAGTGCGGTGCTTAATCCTGGGACCCAGTAGTCTGCATAGATACCTGATGCCATCTGCAGAAAACCTGTATCTTTCATATAGATGGTCGTCAGGGAAGGCCAGTGGGTCCAACCGGTCCCTGAAGACCCTTTCTCGCCTGAAGGCTCTCCTCAGCACAAGTGCTTCTTCATCCACCACATCTCGCACGAATGGGCATGCCATTGTCAGAGCAGAAAGGAACACACAATTTTGGGCCTTCATATAGGCTAGTGGCCACACCTGGTGCTGGGGGGGTGGGCAAAAGAGGGCGATGCCTTATAACGATGACTTGGTTGTACTGATTGCtgggaaaataaaaaaaacctTAGAAAGATGCCACCGTCCTGTGTGCTCACAATAAGAGCTCATATGTCATGGCTCACTTGACTTTACGAGAATATACCTAATTTTTATTTTGAGCTGTGTCATCTTCTTGGAGCTGGGTGAGGAAATACAAATAATGATTAATACATTTGTGTTACAGTTAGCATACAGTGTACATTGAAGGCAtatctcacctccctctcaagTTTTTTTATTTCAAGGTCCAGTTTCCTAATTGTCCTCTTTTTTATTTCGGACTCCAGTGCAAGATTTTCCATCTTTTTCTTCTTGTACTGAATGTCTATGTCTGCCAGTTCTATTTGGCGCCGGAGGTGGTTGCCATACAACTTTCTGATAGCTTGTGAGCTCTGTGAACACAATACAATTAGCGCAGCTGGAATTTGGCAGGATGTGGTGTCCTTTTATTAATACGCACTATGTTGCCAGGCTGGTTTTCCCACTGTATAGCATCTGGGTCCTGTAAAAGAAATTAGATTTTTTGATTTTGATGAGGACTCCTCACCATTGTAGAGTAAATAGTACTTTCACAGTCTTACCATGATACCTCATGCCTTCTGGAATCCAGAGAGATggtctcctcctcatcatcatcgtctccatcatgtgctgttgctgctgcactGGGGCCTTCACCCTATCACATTTAATCAGATTCATATTGAAGCTAGTAGACAAGACATGCCAGGCCTACAGTATGCCTTTGATGGAGTACTCACTGGATCAGCATCGTCTGGTGCTTGTGCTGGTGGCTCTAACAGGAACACAGTGCTGCCAGACACTGCAAGGCAATAGGTAAACCAAAGTCAGACAGTCCAAATTGATTCAATATGAATGTGGTTGTATCCCATGTAGAGATGGAAGGACATACCTTGAATGAAGCGGGTGGCATCTTGGGAGGAACCTATGCTCGTCTCTTTCCCCCCAGGGATCCCCTCTAAGACGGGCCTGCATTTATTTAGCTCCAAGGCCATGTCCTCTGCTGGGGTAAGGTCAGCCTTTGGTGACCCACCACCCGTGCCTTGTCTGTGGGTATTCTTTTTCACTGCTAAAACAGTACAGACAATGTGTGAGCAGGCACCTTCTGGGTACAATATATGCTTGTGCTTTGTTAAATATTAGTCAGGGACCATACCATTCTGCAGAATGttcttgtatttgattttgacctGCTGCCATGTCCGTTTTGGCCCGTTCATgtttaatctacacacacacacacacacatttaatggaGTCACACTGCAAAAAATTACTTggtatttttgtcttgttttcagtaaaaatatcaacaaaaaaaaaacttaaataaAGATGTATTTTCTTGATTTGCTAAATGACCTAGCAAAATAAGTATAGTTtagacaaaaaatataaactttaAGTAAATGTGTGCTTAAAACAAGCAAATAAAAAATCTGTCAATATAATAAAAATTCTCTTGAAATAAGTTAACTTTTTCCATAAACACTTAATTTTAGAAAAGTTCTCGTTTCACTGGCAGATTGTTTTGCTTATTTTCCTAGGTAATTTTGCTCAAGAAAATATTCAAGatgttttttagatatttttttttactgaaaacaagacaaaaatactAAGTAAGAAAGACATTTTTGCAGTGCAGTGAGTTTGAAAGGCGCTATATAAattaaagtgattattattatagctcatctatttattcaattaaattttatttatatagcacttttcaGAATTGTTTCATTCTGTCAAAGCAGCTTTACATTAATgaaagcaggagaaacacaaaaaAACGGTGGACAACATAAGAAGCAGAGTACAACGGCTAAGATTAAACCGTACTGAGCGTAGTAACGTTAAATAATAATGTAAGGCTTTAATAATAATTTATCATAGCTTTATACAGTGTGATGGACTTACTTTACACAATTTCACTCATATCTgcagtgcatttcaattaaacaTTTAACCGTTTCATAATTACAGTACAACTGCGTTTTTGGAGATGTGAATTAAATATTTGAATTGTAATTGTGATGTTTCAGCGGAGCGGTGAGTGTGTAATTGTGCACTACTTACGCATTCAGGCGGTCTGCAATACTTTGCCACGCTTTTTCTCTTTGCTTTATCACTGTGGCGGTGTTGCCTTTCTTCTTAATTATATCTTTTACCTCCTCGTATGCCTCCATGAGGATTTGTGCTTCCGACGGGGAAAAGTACGCGGCTCTAGTTGCCATGGTAAATCAGTTAATCTGTGATCTGTGGCGGGGTCTAATTGAGTGAGCCGTGAGCGCGCACCTATCCAGGATTGGTTTCACCTGGCTTAATGAATCCGTGTCTGCTCATCCTGGCTTGGTCTTTGTGCAACCAATTAAGCCTGGACGCACATGTTTTGGCTTCATTGAGCTCAGCTGAGTCATTTATCCCGGATGTCTTAATTCTACTTTTGTGCAACAGGCCCCAGGATTCGAATTTATAGAGGGGTTGCCTATATGTGGCCCAGCGTCGTTTGCAGCGTCgtttgggtttggccggggtaggccgtcattgtaaataataatttgttcttaactgacttgctaaattaagttaaataaaaacatacaaAAAACACCACAGTAGTTAAATCTTGTTTATCTCAAATAAGAGAAATGGCTTAATCTATACATTTAATATAAAGTTCACATCTATAAACCTAATGTTAGATAAGTTGTTTTGATTGTAAATCAATTGAAGACACAGAATTGGAGGAAGACATGAGAATGACAAATATACAATAATTGTTTGAAATCAGTGCACAAGGCACACAAACAGGACAATTAAATAGTTTATACAGTGGAGCTTTCAAAACACACGTTAATTGATCAAAATGTAATTATAGAATTCAGTGAAGGGCTTTTTTGCTCAGAGTGAAGGGAAGGGGAGCATAAGAGGAAGGGGGGCATACTGTTGAGTAATACATCAATGAAAAATGATGCTGTATGTACAGTTAAATAAACACCACAGAGGGACAAACGATTGAACACAAATAATTACAATTATATATAATTTACTGAAAATGGAGAGCAACtggagtagagcagaggatgggggTGACTGAGGGACAACCGAGCATAGATGTGGAGGTCATGAACAGAGGCCTAGCTGGGCACAGGTGTGGAGATCacagcttttgtggagtgatagataacgatgctttgtgggtgacaAGTTGTCGATCTGTTCAGAGGGTCCCTGACTTAAGCTCAGgttggggcaaggagagggatggaagcaatACTGCTACAGAGTCAGTAGAAATAGTCTCTTACAGTGCAGGTGAACCGCAGGTTCTGCAGGTGGATAGCCAGGCTTTTCCACTGTCTCATGGCCTGGTGGTGGATGCTCCGTTCTAGTCTGCCAGACTGAAGTGGCGAGAACAGGCTATGGCTGATGTCCTTGGTGATCTTCTAGAGGACAGTGCAGCTGCCTTTACATGTGGTGATGCAGCCAGACCGGCTCCCATCTGGTAACTTTTTGAAGATGGGCCACCATGTCTGCTATGGAAATAGGAGGGAGGATGAGTATAAGATGTACATTTTAAAACAGTGAGCTGATTGGATGTATAGATGGAACATTAAATGAATGGCATCTAACCTTTACCTAACATCTTCACTTCCTCAGCAcattagaacacacacagaaTTACATGTTTATTTAATATAAACGTCTTGCTAGCTAGCCACAGTAACGTTTAAGTAATTTCAAAGTATCCAACGTTAGATAGCTAGGTGTGACAAAACATAGGCCTACTATGAAATCAGACAAGTATGGAAATATTGGGTCTGACAGACTattttgatgatgatgatgtgacaaACTATTTAAACAACCTGTCAAAACACACAGCTTGCTACTGTTACTTTaagtactgtagctagctaagttgTTAGCCAACTGTACTAACGCGATGTAGCCTAATGCACTGATGTTACCTGCTAGCAAACAAGACAGTTTAAGTGAATGTTTTTCCAtatctcgtctgtctgtctgttaacgtTTCCTTGACACTGTCAGATAAATTATCCAGCTAACACCTGGTATACAACGTGGGAATATGCATATTTCAATAGTTCATATAGCTAACCAGCTAATCGTTGGAAATTTAAATGAGCTAGTAGCTTACTCGTCTGCTTTTCTTTTTTATTGTAAAGAAATAGACATTTGTAGGCAGCACATGGTGGGCGTTCCATACACATACAGAGCCAATCACTGGCATGCAAACATTGACAACAGGAAAAGGTTTGCTGGCGGGAATttcggtcgtcactagttactcCAGCCACAAAGTCAACATTATGACTAAATTCCGACTATTTCTAAAATGTATCTTCTTAAAatctaactttaaccctaaccacactgataaccttatgcctaaccttaaattaaaaacaaaaatgacctttttgtttttatacatttttacgaTATTGACCATTTCCACTTTGTGAATGTGGTAACTAGCTAGTGACAACGGAATTTCATTTCGCTGCTAATTCGAAACGTTAGTAGAAGCTGGCATGCTAGCTACTGGTGAAATTGTCcaacaaatacaaaaataaacCGTTTTACTCGATAAAATAAAAATTAGGACCTGCAAAGGTAGGTTCAACCAAAGTGGTGGTATTGTAGTTTCATCTGAAAGTTTGTTAAGCAACTTTTTTTCACACGACTGGAAGCGCGATAGCTAACTAGCCTAACGTGAGGTAGTTAATGTTATCTTAAAGCCAATGATTAGTAGTGAACTGGCAGTGGTGTACCAACTAACTTTGTCAACGTTGTTATAATTTAACACCCCATTGAACATTGTGCAATACACTGCAAATCATATTAGAAAGTGTATGTATTTTACCTTGTAGACGTCCAACATGAGAGCTGACATAATGGAAAAGATAGTTTCGTTGTCAGATGGAGAGCGCATCCCTGAGCTGCAGCAGTACCTCTCATCCCTGACTGATGACCAGGTTACCAGTC
This sequence is a window from Oncorhynchus gorbuscha isolate QuinsamMale2020 ecotype Even-year linkage group LG01, OgorEven_v1.0, whole genome shotgun sequence. Protein-coding genes within it:
- the LOC124041160 gene encoding putative nuclease HARBI1, translating into MACPFVRDVVDEEALVLRRAFRRERVFRDRLDPLAFPDDHLYERYRFSADGISGAFLYSVGDAEQLNKATICRTIRSVCLAIKALADVFISFPGHRRLCDIKEEFYRIAGFPNVIGAVDCTHIRIKAPSGAHEADFVNRKSFHSINVQMVCNADCVISNVVAKWPGSVHDSRIFRASEIYQCLSQGEFSGVLLGDRGYGCQPFLLTPFTDPQEAQQAYNHAHARTRARVEMTFGLLKARFHCLHK
- the LOC124035275 gene encoding uncharacterized protein LOC124035275 isoform X2 produces the protein MATRAAYFSPSEAQILMEAYEEVKDIIKKKGNTATVIKQREKAWQSIADRLNALNMNGPKRTWQQVKIKYKNILQNAVKKNTHRQGTGGGSPKADLTPAEDMALELNKCRPVLEGIPGGKETSIGSSQDATRFIQVSGSTVFLLEPPAQAPDDADPGEGPSAAATAHDGDDDDEEETISLDSRRHESSQAIRKLYGNHLRRQIELADIDIQYKKKKMENLALESEIKKRTIRKLDLEIKKLERELQEDDTAQNKN
- the LOC124035275 gene encoding uncharacterized protein LOC124035275 isoform X1; the protein is MATRAAYFSPSEAQILMEAYEEVKDIIKKKGNTATVIKQREKAWQSIADRLNALNMNGPKRTWQQVKIKYKNILQNAVKKNTHRQGTGGGSPKADLTPAEDMALELNKCRPVLEGIPGGKETSIGSSQDATRFIQVSGSTVFLLEPPAQAPDDADPGEGPSAAATAHDGDDDDEEETISLDSRRHEDPDAIQWENQPGNISSQAIRKLYGNHLRRQIELADIDIQYKKKKMENLALESEIKKRTIRKLDLEIKKLERELQEDDTAQNKN
- the LOC124035275 gene encoding uncharacterized protein LOC124035275 isoform X3; translation: MPVKKNTHRQGTGGGSPKADLTPAEDMALELNKCRPVLEGIPGGKETSIGSSQDATRFIQVSGSTVFLLEPPAQAPDDADPGEGPSAAATAHDGDDDDEEETISLDSRRHEDPDAIQWENQPGNISSQAIRKLYGNHLRRQIELADIDIQYKKKKMENLALESEIKKRTIRKLDLEIKKLERELQEDDTAQNKN